In the Chitinophagales bacterium genome, one interval contains:
- a CDS encoding tungsten formylmethanofuran dehydrogenase, with protein MCYVKYMAKTYDEHRQICKYVHSTSRGHEAIQLAAGLQLKPYDYLAVYYRDESILLGLGFEPYELMLQLLAKRDDPFSGGREYYSHPSYKDSDKATILHHSSATGMQAIPTTGLAQGVQYLEKKNMLNAQEPPVVICSMGDGSVTEGEVAEAWQFAVLKQLPIIYLVQDNDWSISASSDEMRTMDAYEYAAGFKGMKRMRVNGSEFHEAFECLREAIQFVRQERKPVLIHAKVPLLNHHTSGVRKEMYRGAENIALHSADDPFPKLRNYLLENGIVEEILDEIEKRAEEKIASDFQRAVDAPEPDPATISDHEYAPTPVTTEKGNRSPVNGQKVVMVDAALHAVDEILHKHPEAIFFGQDVGKRLGGVFREASTLADKYGDDRVFNTAIQEAYIVGSTAGLSAAGVRPIVEIQFCDYQFPAINQLITELSKSCYLTMGKFPVSTVIRIPIGAYGGGGPYHSGCHESVVLAQRGIKVVYPSNAADLKGLLKAAYYDPNPVIVYEHKGLYWSKNPGTDEAKTIEPDEEYIIPLGKASIALSATQEEVDLGNSLCIITYGMGVYWAKNAAKQFHGSVEIIDLRTLNPCDDEMVFEAVKRHGKCIVLTEEQVQNTFAQALSGRISAACFQYLDAPVKTIGAKPLPAVAMNMILEKAMLPGVESVASEIGSLLAN; from the coding sequence ATGTGTTATGTGAAGTATATGGCTAAAACCTACGATGAGCATCGGCAGATCTGCAAGTATGTTCACTCTACTTCACGCGGCCATGAGGCCATCCAGCTTGCAGCCGGCCTGCAATTGAAACCGTATGACTACCTCGCAGTATATTATCGTGATGAAAGCATCCTGCTGGGCCTTGGTTTCGAACCCTATGAGCTGATGCTGCAGCTCCTGGCAAAGCGTGACGATCCGTTTTCCGGGGGCCGTGAGTATTATTCTCATCCGTCTTATAAAGACAGCGACAAAGCCACCATCCTGCATCATTCGAGTGCAACAGGCATGCAGGCCATTCCTACCACCGGGCTTGCCCAGGGTGTTCAATACCTGGAGAAAAAGAATATGCTGAACGCGCAAGAACCGCCGGTAGTGATATGTTCAATGGGTGATGGCAGCGTTACGGAAGGTGAAGTGGCTGAAGCCTGGCAATTTGCCGTGTTGAAGCAGTTACCTATTATTTACCTCGTGCAGGATAATGACTGGAGCATCTCGGCCTCTTCCGACGAAATGCGCACCATGGATGCTTATGAATATGCAGCAGGATTCAAAGGCATGAAGAGAATGCGCGTAAACGGCAGCGAATTTCATGAAGCTTTCGAATGCCTCCGTGAAGCGATTCAGTTTGTGAGGCAGGAACGTAAACCCGTGCTGATTCACGCTAAGGTACCATTGCTTAACCACCACACGTCAGGCGTGCGTAAGGAAATGTACCGTGGCGCGGAAAATATCGCTTTACATTCAGCGGATGACCCTTTTCCAAAACTGAGAAATTATCTTTTGGAAAATGGAATCGTAGAAGAGATTCTGGATGAGATTGAAAAACGAGCTGAAGAAAAAATTGCCAGCGACTTTCAGCGGGCCGTTGATGCTCCAGAACCGGATCCCGCAACTATCAGTGACCATGAATATGCACCAACGCCTGTTACAACTGAAAAAGGAAACCGGTCGCCGGTTAACGGTCAAAAGGTAGTGATGGTAGATGCCGCGCTGCATGCAGTGGATGAAATCCTCCACAAACATCCGGAAGCGATTTTCTTCGGGCAGGATGTCGGTAAAAGGCTGGGAGGCGTTTTTCGTGAAGCATCCACACTGGCCGATAAATATGGCGATGACAGGGTATTCAACACTGCTATTCAGGAGGCTTATATCGTTGGATCTACGGCCGGTCTCAGTGCAGCCGGTGTACGGCCGATCGTGGAGATTCAGTTTTGTGACTATCAGTTTCCTGCTATCAATCAGTTAATCACCGAACTCTCAAAATCATGCTACCTTACCATGGGTAAGTTTCCCGTAAGTACAGTGATCAGGATTCCCATTGGTGCTTATGGAGGCGGCGGACCCTATCACAGCGGCTGCCATGAATCGGTGGTGCTGGCACAGCGGGGTATTAAGGTGGTTTATCCTTCCAATGCGGCCGACCTGAAAGGATTGCTGAAAGCGGCATATTATGATCCTAATCCTGTCATCGTATATGAACACAAAGGATTATACTGGAGCAAAAATCCCGGCACAGATGAAGCGAAAACAATTGAACCGGATGAAGAGTACATTATTCCTTTGGGAAAAGCAAGCATCGCGCTTTCCGCCACACAGGAAGAAGTTGACCTTGGCAACTCTCTATGTATCATCACCTATGGCATGGGCGTATACTGGGCAAAGAATGCAGCTAAACAATTTCATGGCTCCGTAGAAATCATTGACCTGCGCACACTCAATCCCTGCGATGATGAAATGGTATTTGAAGCGGTTAAACGACACGGAAAATGTATTGTCTTAACGGAGGAGCAGGTACAAAACACCTTTGCACAAGCCTTATCAGGAAGAATCTCGGCTGCCTGTTTCCAGTACCTTGATGCGCCGGTGAAAACGATTGGCGCCAAACCGCTGCCCGCTGTAGCGATGAACATGATATTGGAGAAGGCAATGTTGCCCGGTGTTGAAAGTGTGGCATCGGAAATTGGTTCGTTGCTGGCCAACTGA
- a CDS encoding helix-turn-helix domain-containing protein produces the protein MPTGISIGNLIILVGAVQGVFLSVILWNLRSGNKLSHRLLAAFLFVFALEMMYFVIWDSRMILKAPHFSMVLSPLDFAIGPLFYLYALTLTRKNFALKRIHLLHFLLVLAGFIYFLKFYMQPAVYKYAYNLQSYSQMPDLWQTFSIISTVQTSVYLALTVLLLLQHVRRVKKYYSSIEEIDLGWIRNLLLIIAFGFISCSAITVIGWKWANYYSNIVFSFSIYAMGYYGMRQKSIFADIHEEIQPQEAEPLVLLAEQPEVIAKKYERSGLTEDKAAQYLTSLHLLMEKEKPYLNPELTLQQLADQMQISLHHLSQILNQHKQQNFFDFINQLRVEEFKERLADPSKQHYSLLALAFDCGFNSKAAFNAAFKKHTGTTPSAYRKNLSISTA, from the coding sequence ATGCCAACCGGAATTTCTATCGGCAACCTCATTATTCTCGTCGGTGCGGTTCAGGGTGTATTCCTTTCCGTTATTCTCTGGAACCTGCGCTCAGGCAATAAGCTCTCCCATCGCCTGCTTGCTGCTTTCCTTTTCGTGTTTGCACTGGAGATGATGTATTTCGTCATTTGGGACAGTCGCATGATATTAAAAGCTCCTCACTTCTCTATGGTGTTGTCGCCACTGGATTTTGCCATCGGCCCTTTGTTTTATCTATATGCACTGACACTTACCAGGAAAAATTTTGCGCTGAAGCGTATACATCTGCTTCATTTCCTGCTGGTATTGGCAGGATTCATTTATTTCCTGAAATTCTACATGCAGCCGGCAGTTTATAAATATGCATATAACCTGCAGAGCTATTCGCAGATGCCTGATCTGTGGCAGACATTCAGCATCATTAGCACAGTGCAGACCTCAGTTTATCTTGCACTCACCGTGCTGTTACTTCTGCAACATGTGCGGCGGGTAAAAAAGTATTATTCATCTATCGAAGAAATTGATCTGGGCTGGATCAGGAATCTACTGCTGATCATCGCCTTTGGATTCATCAGTTGTTCGGCCATCACGGTTATAGGTTGGAAATGGGCGAACTATTATTCCAATATCGTCTTCTCATTTTCCATCTACGCCATGGGATATTACGGCATGAGGCAAAAATCCATTTTTGCCGACATCCATGAAGAAATTCAGCCACAGGAGGCAGAGCCTTTAGTGCTGTTAGCGGAACAACCTGAGGTAATAGCTAAAAAATATGAACGCTCAGGATTAACGGAAGATAAGGCTGCGCAATACCTTACCAGTCTTCACCTGCTGATGGAGAAGGAAAAACCTTACCTCAATCCTGAACTGACGCTGCAGCAACTTGCCGATCAGATGCAAATTTCGCTGCACCATCTTTCCCAGATTCTCAATCAGCACAAACAACAGAACTTTTTCGACTTCATCAATCAGTTGAGGGTGGAGGAATTCAAAGAACGGCTGGCTGACCCTTCCAAACAGCACTATTCACTGCTGGCACTTGCTTTCGATTGCGGCTTTAACAGCAAAGCAGCATTCAATGCCGCTTTTAAAAAACATACAGGTACCACTCCTTCGGCTTACCGTAAAAACCTCTCCATCTCAACCGCCTGA
- a CDS encoding sterol desaturase family protein, with protein MEDLAVTLGNIQPIIIFSMLISLWVIESFIPYFAPSPGRKKMRRRNLVMVLISFAVNALAGLYVNEVIQFTARHQFGLLNLLNLPNAVSLTAGMLLIDMWDYGFHLLQHHIPLFWRFHRVHHSDTELDASSSLRFHPFDIILQTFGWTFMFTLLGISGLCFMIYFTFYILLIFFQHANIKIPHFIDYYGSYVFSTPGWHKMHHAAERPLTDSHYGDVFTFWDRIFKTGGPVDVEHIQFGIEYFRHDDDQSVKNMLLMPFKPLYPDSK; from the coding sequence ATGGAAGACCTTGCAGTAACACTGGGCAACATTCAACCCATCATCATCTTTTCAATGCTGATCAGCTTATGGGTGATAGAATCTTTCATCCCCTACTTTGCACCTTCACCAGGCAGGAAAAAAATGCGGCGCCGCAACCTGGTTATGGTGTTAATTTCCTTTGCGGTAAACGCACTTGCCGGACTTTATGTAAATGAAGTGATTCAGTTTACCGCCCGGCATCAGTTCGGACTGCTCAACTTGTTAAATCTGCCAAATGCCGTTTCACTGACAGCCGGCATGCTGCTGATCGATATGTGGGACTATGGCTTTCACCTGTTGCAACATCACATTCCGCTCTTCTGGCGTTTTCACCGCGTTCACCACAGCGATACAGAACTCGATGCATCAAGTTCATTGCGGTTTCATCCGTTTGATATTATACTGCAAACATTTGGCTGGACGTTCATGTTCACCTTACTCGGCATCAGCGGGCTTTGCTTCATGATCTACTTCACCTTCTATATCCTGCTCATCTTTTTTCAGCATGCCAACATTAAGATTCCTCATTTCATAGACTATTACGGAAGTTATGTTTTCTCAACGCCGGGCTGGCATAAAATGCATCATGCCGCAGAGCGGCCACTGACAGATTCACACTATGGTGATGTCTTTACTTTTTGGGACAGGATCTTTAAAACCGGAGGCCCTGTAGATGTAGAACATATTCAGTTTGGCATTGAATACTTCCGGCACGATGATGATCAGTCGGTGAAGAATATGCTGCTGATGCCGTTCAAACCGCTCTATCCGGATTCAAAATAA
- a CDS encoding T9SS type A sorting domain-containing protein, producing MPHQINGNLRWMFFFMAAIFHVAVYGNTVTKLKGKYKHGQVFLTWKNLSADVYYKVYRSTSPIVNSIQLAGCEYLGHTDNNSAQDHNLSAHNGVVSYFRIDSNDIPLNSGTGLFVATTLEDGSYYYAVTTVLNEMEDISVNSGANATVLPIGEAVATVMPVFQQHFPIGSETVDIYTTFYSTKRAVGEALQNKAGYISLDFAVNPHFSGEGLHAIEVFFHGGGEDFLWNMQKPPGNLIQIGMEDILPNEESDLGYGSNENYDFYKDNTENQVPVTGINYDYQQEITKLTIDWALMHFPADSNRIYLKGTSMGAGSAFMYAIAHPEKIAAVFLSVPCFNYSFEHDYDPDCALNEGNQARLDGDIKFGTVNSNLMSNKGIPFYNAVNGGWIIHAYREKNFPMIFAINGKHDEMVGWTEKTIFYDSVKANHTGGYFFWDQRNHAGVNSTWNDAAFDLFRYASNRSFPAFAHCSNDEDYGIGDDITGAAFGTVNGSLDWDESSIADSTTSWEVKLFARNLYTKSGQLVNYPDSCTADITPRRLQHCIISPGAVYAWTVTHDNTVVQSGQQVYNGGLIVLPGIKIYKDSCLLKVLLTAGNQLFFYDSDGDGYGDADVFIQSNEPLPGYVADSTDCDDANSSIHPGAVDYCNTMDDNCNGATDDHQMVAIVDPVGNITICDGAEIILTANNDGDLIYQWYKNGNSIAGATNAALAVNKKGNYTVSEMNSYDCSSVSDKTKVAVMAAPLATIIPLGDLDICSTGFVLLQANDGLSFAYQWLKGNATIEGATDQVYAATKKGNYKVTVTNGAGCSKTSAAQKVVNSCKEDPSDGDLQTGSRINCYPNPTTGSFILELQLQHATPVSATIEIWNMMNQLMIRFEATIEGDALHKSITGDTLLADGIYLVNVRTGGQVLTCRLIIQK from the coding sequence ATGCCTCATCAAATAAATGGTAATCTCCGTTGGATGTTTTTTTTTATGGCGGCAATATTCCATGTGGCAGTTTATGGAAATACAGTAACCAAACTCAAAGGAAAATATAAACACGGCCAGGTTTTTCTCACCTGGAAGAATTTATCTGCGGATGTTTATTATAAGGTATACCGTTCAACCTCCCCCATAGTCAATAGTATACAACTTGCCGGTTGTGAATATCTTGGGCATACAGACAATAATTCGGCGCAGGATCATAACCTGTCAGCGCATAACGGTGTTGTTTCCTACTTCCGTATTGACTCCAATGATATACCCTTAAATTCCGGCACAGGACTTTTTGTGGCAACTACACTTGAGGACGGAAGTTATTACTACGCAGTTACAACAGTGCTGAATGAGATGGAAGATATTTCTGTTAACAGCGGGGCCAATGCGACCGTGCTGCCCATCGGAGAAGCAGTAGCAACGGTTATGCCAGTGTTTCAGCAACACTTCCCGATTGGAAGCGAAACGGTGGATATTTATACAACTTTCTATTCCACCAAAAGAGCGGTTGGTGAAGCTTTGCAGAATAAGGCAGGTTACATATCACTTGATTTCGCGGTGAACCCTCACTTTTCCGGTGAAGGGCTTCATGCCATAGAAGTTTTTTTTCATGGTGGCGGTGAGGATTTTTTATGGAATATGCAAAAGCCTCCCGGTAACCTGATACAAATCGGGATGGAAGACATATTACCGAATGAAGAGAGTGATCTCGGATATGGCAGCAATGAAAACTATGACTTTTACAAAGACAACACAGAAAATCAAGTACCGGTAACAGGAATCAATTATGACTATCAGCAGGAAATAACCAAACTGACCATTGACTGGGCGTTGATGCATTTTCCGGCTGACAGCAACCGGATTTATTTGAAAGGTACTTCTATGGGAGCGGGAAGTGCGTTCATGTATGCCATAGCGCATCCTGAAAAAATTGCCGCTGTTTTTTTATCCGTTCCCTGTTTCAATTATAGTTTTGAGCATGATTATGATCCTGATTGCGCACTGAACGAGGGCAATCAGGCCAGGCTTGATGGCGATATCAAATTCGGAACTGTAAACAGCAACCTGATGTCGAATAAAGGCATACCATTTTATAATGCGGTGAACGGAGGTTGGATAATTCATGCTTACAGGGAAAAAAATTTCCCAATGATTTTTGCAATAAATGGAAAGCATGATGAGATGGTTGGCTGGACGGAAAAAACAATTTTTTATGATTCGGTAAAAGCAAATCACACAGGTGGGTATTTTTTCTGGGATCAGCGCAATCACGCCGGTGTAAATTCCACGTGGAATGATGCAGCATTTGATTTGTTCAGGTATGCCAGCAACCGTTCTTTTCCTGCCTTTGCGCACTGTTCAAATGATGAGGATTATGGCATTGGCGATGATATCACCGGTGCGGCTTTTGGAACGGTGAATGGTTCGCTGGATTGGGATGAAAGCAGTATCGCCGATAGCACTACATCATGGGAAGTGAAATTATTTGCCAGGAACCTGTATACTAAATCAGGACAGCTGGTGAACTATCCTGATTCCTGTACAGCAGATATCACACCACGCCGGTTACAGCACTGCATCATTTCACCCGGCGCAGTTTACGCATGGACAGTCACGCATGATAATACGGTTGTTCAATCCGGTCAGCAGGTTTACAATGGTGGCCTGATAGTGTTGCCCGGCATAAAAATTTACAAAGACAGTTGTCTGCTTAAAGTGCTGCTTACAGCAGGCAACCAGTTATTTTTTTATGACAGCGATGGTGACGGGTATGGAGATGCTGATGTATTTATACAATCCAATGAACCATTGCCAGGCTATGTGGCAGACAGCACAGACTGTGATGATGCAAATTCTTCCATTCATCCTGGTGCCGTTGACTATTGCAACACCATGGATGATAATTGCAATGGTGCAACAGATGATCATCAGATGGTAGCGATTGTAGATCCTGTAGGGAATATTACAATCTGTGACGGAGCGGAAATCATACTTACTGCTAATAATGACGGCGACCTCATCTATCAGTGGTATAAGAACGGGAACAGCATAGCCGGTGCCACCAATGCTGCTCTTGCCGTGAACAAGAAAGGTAATTATACGGTCAGTGAAATGAATAGTTATGATTGTTCATCTGTTTCAGATAAAACGAAGGTTGCTGTAATGGCTGCGCCACTTGCCACTATCATTCCATTGGGTGATCTGGATATCTGCTCAACAGGCTTTGTTTTATTGCAGGCGAATGATGGATTGTCTTTTGCTTATCAATGGCTGAAAGGGAACGCAACAATTGAAGGTGCAACGGACCAGGTTTATGCCGCAACAAAAAAGGGCAATTACAAAGTAACAGTTACCAACGGTGCCGGATGCAGCAAAACTTCTGCCGCACAAAAAGTCGTTAATTCCTGTAAGGAAGATCCGTCTGACGGTGATTTGCAAACCGGCAGCCGGATCAATTGTTATCCTAATCCAACCACTGGCAGTTTTATTCTTGAATTGCAGTTGCAGCATGCGACACCGGTAAGTGCAACGATTGAAATATGGAATATGATGAATCAGCTCATGATACGCTTCGAAGCCACTATCGAAGGCGATGCGTTGCATAAATCAATCACCGGCGATACGCTGCTGGCGGATGGGATTTACTTAGTCAATGTCAGAACAGGCGGCCAGGTATTGACATGCAGGCTGATCATTCAAAAGTAA
- a CDS encoding T9SS type A sorting domain-containing protein has translation MKATTNMLMLCLLLFTTVLQAQNTFEKTYGLAGDNYANDVQLTADGGYIIVGTGNFAGAGGDIFLLKTDANGDTLWTRFIGGNSVDHGNSVAATADGGYIIAGSTMSFGAGASDAYLVKTDAAGNVTWSKTYGTTSNDAAYGILQTADGGYVFSGTEKQTGLNGYAHLVKVDATGTVLWSKTFGNSTRKNFAYTLLQSPDHGFVIGGWENLNTGINDDMCLIKTDSAGNLLWYRSYGDVGHDQNYSVHLANDGGFIIAGITFSAFIFEVNVVKTDASGNLEWTRNIGGSAEDDAYAVTATADGGFVFCGTTSSFGTVHAGYMVKLNATGSIVWSKTIGDAGWTGFFAIQEANDGGLVLAGVKDEVYGSSGSLYLVKTDADGNSGCNTTVNSSSSTPSILVGVPVAHSTSVLIVNTVASVTASGTSTTTLCSSCIPVLWYQDADNDGYGNAAITQSSCDKPSGYVAINTDCYDADPGIHPNAQDICNGLDDNCNGLIDENSLSAIVLPAGSIVICSGTTIALEANTGSGITYQWYKNGNAVAGATNATFVAGKKGNYFVTEKNGFNCTATSNTVKVSVAALPTAYITPLGDLDICIAGFVDLQATAGSGYQYQWMKGSLIIAGATNQVYTATAKGNYKVSVTNSAGCSKNSLAVKVVKTCKEGMLQTEQVNTLLTCYPNPSQGHFTIDLNLENVTAGTATIEISNMLNEVVLMEQVVIIEGLLHKEIVADQKLVAGIYLVKVIAGNRVYAGKIAVQQ, from the coding sequence ATGAAAGCAACGACCAACATGCTGATGCTCTGCCTCCTTCTCTTCACTACTGTACTACAGGCGCAGAACACTTTTGAAAAGACTTATGGCTTAGCCGGTGACAACTATGCAAACGATGTGCAGCTCACAGCCGATGGCGGATATATCATAGTCGGCACCGGCAATTTTGCAGGAGCCGGCGGCGATATTTTTCTGTTGAAGACAGATGCCAATGGTGATACGCTCTGGACACGATTCATTGGAGGTAACAGCGTCGATCATGGAAATTCCGTGGCAGCTACTGCAGATGGTGGTTACATCATTGCTGGCTCAACGATGAGTTTCGGCGCAGGTGCTTCCGATGCATACCTGGTAAAAACGGATGCTGCCGGTAACGTGACCTGGAGTAAAACGTATGGCACCACCAGTAATGATGCGGCCTATGGGATTTTGCAGACTGCGGATGGGGGGTATGTTTTTTCCGGAACTGAGAAACAGACTGGGCTGAATGGTTATGCCCACCTTGTGAAGGTAGATGCAACCGGAACTGTACTTTGGTCGAAAACCTTTGGCAACAGCACGCGGAAAAATTTCGCATACACACTTTTGCAGTCACCGGATCATGGTTTCGTAATCGGCGGATGGGAGAACCTTAACACAGGTATCAATGATGATATGTGCCTGATAAAGACAGACAGTGCAGGGAACCTCTTGTGGTACAGGTCCTATGGTGATGTCGGTCATGACCAGAATTATTCGGTTCACCTTGCTAATGATGGTGGATTTATTATTGCCGGCATAACATTCAGCGCCTTTATTTTTGAAGTGAATGTAGTAAAGACGGATGCAAGCGGTAATCTTGAATGGACAAGAAATATCGGCGGAAGTGCAGAAGATGATGCTTATGCTGTTACGGCAACTGCTGATGGAGGATTTGTATTCTGTGGCACTACCTCCAGCTTTGGAACTGTTCATGCCGGTTATATGGTGAAGCTCAATGCTACCGGTAGTATTGTATGGAGCAAGACAATAGGCGATGCCGGATGGACCGGATTCTTTGCTATCCAGGAAGCGAATGATGGTGGATTAGTGCTGGCCGGTGTAAAGGATGAAGTATATGGATCAAGTGGCAGTTTATACCTTGTTAAAACAGATGCTGATGGCAACAGTGGCTGCAATACGACTGTTAATTCTTCCTCTTCTACGCCGTCTATACTGGTGGGAGTACCCGTCGCGCATTCCACGTCCGTGCTAATCGTTAATACAGTTGCTTCTGTTACTGCTTCCGGCACATCAACAACCACGTTATGTTCATCCTGCATTCCTGTACTGTGGTATCAGGATGCTGATAATGACGGATACGGAAATGCTGCGATCACCCAATCATCTTGTGATAAGCCTTCCGGATATGTTGCTATCAATACTGACTGTTATGATGCAGATCCAGGCATACATCCAAATGCACAGGATATCTGTAACGGGCTGGATGATAACTGTAATGGACTAATAGATGAAAACTCACTGAGCGCTATTGTACTGCCTGCCGGTAGCATCGTGATCTGCTCAGGAACAACGATTGCACTGGAGGCCAATACAGGGAGTGGCATCACCTATCAATGGTATAAAAACGGAAATGCCGTTGCCGGGGCAACCAATGCCACCTTTGTTGCCGGTAAAAAGGGTAACTATTTTGTGACAGAAAAGAATGGTTTCAATTGCACTGCAACGTCCAACACTGTTAAAGTTTCTGTTGCTGCTTTGCCGACAGCTTATATCACACCGCTGGGCGATCTTGATATTTGTATTGCGGGATTTGTGGACTTGCAGGCTACAGCAGGCAGCGGTTACCAATATCAATGGATGAAGGGAAGCCTCATTATTGCTGGTGCAACCAATCAGGTTTATACTGCAACCGCTAAGGGAAATTATAAGGTTTCGGTTACCAACAGCGCCGGATGCAGTAAAAATTCACTGGCGGTTAAAGTGGTGAAGACATGCAAAGAGGGCATGCTTCAAACGGAGCAGGTAAACACTCTTCTTACCTGCTATCCCAATCCATCACAAGGTCATTTTACGATTGACCTTAACCTGGAAAATGTAACGGCCGGCACGGCAACCATAGAAATATCCAATATGTTAAATGAAGTAGTGCTTATGGAGCAGGTAGTCATAATTGAGGGCCTGTTGCACAAGGAAATCGTGGCTGATCAAAAGCTGGTCGCCGGCATTTACCTGGTTAAAGTGATTGCTGGCAATCGTGTGTACGCAGGTAAAATTGCGGTACAACAGTAG
- a CDS encoding T9SS type A sorting domain-containing protein, translating to MKSFTKILSTVVLLLLIIVPAFAQPELDLSFAGTGYKTTKLAPSRDDVARSVLIQPNGKILTGGNSFNSIGYSNIGIVRLKPNGGYDNNFGTGGIATITGGFFCDMALQSSGKIIVAGSGVGPTNVNNYIVYRLNKNGSSDTSFGDKGNVEVNIAGSGMICFDVAIQPDDKIVLAGYQGGSGGYGNMLIVRLTKGGKLDNTFGNNGMYTLYLSGKHSECRQLAIQPDGKIVAAGYIDTLVQTAFFRYDFAAVRLNANGTPDNTFGTNGIVRADKGTTDIAESVGLLSDGRIVLGGMSNYFGNTQVAALCLQPNGAIDQSFGSGGWKFMNFYGGTAYCEALAIEPDNDIVLAGPAYIPTSTGTLYGVGLSKLNDQGIPDNAFGSGGMDTSLVTNSYIGTNDVALQTDGKIVVGGYWNINGGKSSFFTARFSNSALLKEIVKNEIKPTVSIFPNPVTGSSFMINYRLTKPTDVLLTVFDLHGRVIYSCNYGMTNTGSYNQMVTLPGNIAAGAFFVRLTLSDVVSTNKIQIVK from the coding sequence ATGAAAAGCTTTACAAAGATTCTTTCAACGGTGGTATTACTGCTGTTGATCATTGTTCCGGCATTTGCGCAACCCGAGTTGGATTTGTCGTTTGCAGGAACAGGTTATAAAACCACAAAGCTTGCGCCTTCCAGGGATGATGTTGCCCGCTCTGTGCTGATTCAGCCAAACGGTAAAATCCTGACGGGAGGTAACAGCTTCAATTCAATCGGTTATTCCAATATCGGCATAGTCAGGCTTAAACCGAATGGAGGGTACGACAACAATTTTGGAACGGGAGGCATTGCTACGATCACCGGTGGTTTTTTCTGTGATATGGCACTACAGTCGTCCGGAAAAATTATTGTGGCCGGCAGCGGTGTGGGCCCCACAAACGTGAACAATTATATAGTGTACCGTCTCAATAAAAACGGGTCATCTGATACAAGTTTTGGTGATAAAGGTAATGTTGAAGTGAATATTGCTGGCAGCGGCATGATTTGCTTTGATGTTGCCATTCAGCCGGATGATAAAATTGTTTTGGCAGGATACCAGGGAGGTTCCGGCGGCTATGGGAATATGCTGATCGTGAGATTAACCAAAGGCGGTAAACTTGACAATACGTTTGGCAATAATGGTATGTACACTTTGTATCTCTCCGGCAAACATTCTGAATGCAGGCAGCTTGCTATTCAACCGGACGGAAAAATAGTAGCGGCAGGTTATATTGATACATTGGTGCAAACTGCTTTTTTCAGATATGATTTTGCTGCAGTGAGGTTAAACGCTAATGGTACGCCAGACAATACGTTTGGCACGAATGGAATTGTACGCGCTGATAAAGGCACTACGGATATAGCGGAATCAGTCGGGTTGCTTAGTGACGGCCGGATTGTTTTAGGGGGAATGTCGAACTACTTTGGAAATACGCAGGTGGCTGCACTTTGCCTGCAGCCAAATGGTGCCATAGACCAGTCATTCGGAAGCGGCGGCTGGAAGTTTATGAACTTCTACGGAGGCACGGCCTATTGCGAAGCTTTGGCGATAGAGCCGGATAATGATATTGTACTGGCAGGCCCGGCATATATCCCGACATCAACGGGTACCTTATATGGTGTCGGTCTTTCAAAACTGAATGATCAGGGGATCCCTGATAACGCATTCGGTTCCGGTGGGATGGACACATCGCTGGTAACCAATAGCTATATAGGAACCAATGATGTTGCACTGCAGACAGATGGAAAAATAGTAGTGGGTGGATATTGGAATATAAACGGCGGTAAAAGTTCTTTTTTCACGGCAAGATTCAGCAACTCAGCATTATTGAAGGAAATCGTAAAGAATGAGATTAAACCAACGGTTTCAATTTTCCCGAATCCGGTTACAGGCAGTTCTTTCATGATTAACTACCGGTTAACAAAGCCAACTGACGTATTGCTCACTGTTTTCGACCTCCATGGCCGGGTTATCTACAGTTGCAATTATGGCATGACAAACACAGGCAGTTATAATCAGATGGTAACGCTGCCGGGAAACATTGCGGCAGGGGCATTTTTTGTGCGGCTGACACTGAGCGATGTTGTGTCAACGAACAAAATTCAGATCGTAAAATAA